One window of the Acaryochloris sp. CCMEE 5410 genome contains the following:
- a CDS encoding DUF928 domain-containing protein, translating into MSKYCSTPATRIATLAVGGLVGVLWCALPSHAGFKPPGDLSKPGNRRGLATRAVEPRKGPLNESTPRRPSRVVPIPLPRPDAPPIWELPDDPAFSPGPGQPKTCTASGRPTLTTLVPKSNIGFSATAYPTFYWFTPTHSYRIVQFSLYEVGANGRSKKEVYSTTFQASGQAGLSRIAIPDQVSTLALKPKTDYQWVVGLFCTRKGRNGIIANGWIRYVPPTQEVAKKVSKSKLKDQADAFAEAGYWYDAVQALAAARREKPEDKRLSKTWKTLFEADAVQLSGIAAQK; encoded by the coding sequence ATGTCTAAATATTGTTCTACCCCTGCAACACGGATCGCGACCTTAGCAGTGGGAGGCTTAGTGGGAGTTCTATGGTGTGCCTTACCTAGCCATGCTGGATTTAAGCCACCTGGAGATCTATCAAAACCTGGTAATCGTCGAGGGCTAGCGACACGAGCCGTCGAACCCAGGAAAGGGCCGTTAAACGAAAGTACACCTCGAAGACCTTCCCGAGTGGTTCCGATTCCCTTACCCAGGCCGGATGCACCCCCCATCTGGGAATTACCGGATGACCCCGCCTTTTCGCCAGGGCCGGGCCAACCCAAAACCTGTACGGCCAGTGGTCGCCCCACTCTCACCACATTGGTGCCCAAAAGTAATATTGGCTTCAGTGCAACGGCTTACCCGACCTTTTATTGGTTTACTCCCACCCATAGCTACCGGATTGTTCAGTTCAGTTTGTACGAGGTGGGGGCTAACGGTCGCTCTAAGAAAGAAGTCTATTCCACGACTTTCCAGGCTTCAGGCCAAGCAGGGTTATCTAGAATTGCGATTCCCGATCAAGTCTCCACCCTCGCCTTGAAACCCAAGACAGATTATCAATGGGTCGTGGGACTCTTCTGCACCCGTAAAGGCCGAAATGGTATCATCGCCAATGGCTGGATTCGCTACGTACCGCCTACCCAAGAAGTCGCTAAAAAGGTCTCAAAATCTAAACTCAAGGACCAAGCGGATGCCTTCGCAGAAGCGGGCTATTGGTATGATGCCGTCCAGGCCTTAGCTGCCGCACGCCGGGAGAAGCCTGAGGATAAACGTCTCAGTAAGACATGGAAAACTCTATTTGAAGCAGACGCCGTTCAACTGTCGGGGATTGCTGCTCAGAAATAG
- a CDS encoding ABC transporter substrate-binding protein, translating into MAFSQSRRQCLSIILLMALGWLPGCQLPRQTIPNEGASGSTITFGSVLALAGQEEGLGNRMKIGLETALKDQKVKGRSIRLIFKNDYYEPASTRQATQEIIQDQIFLMIGNVGTPTAKVSLPILAEQNIPAVGFFTGSGILRPGKGPIVNYRASYAQEIKAVVQLAIRNGVTPEQICAYVQNDSYGMSGLAGLKSALIATKGDAAIIQSFDKILTMAGDNPQRNHIGPVGVYARNTPNVVPGYQSIKAWEKNSGVKCRLIVTVGSYSNIARFASHLQQQGEKRIISAVSFTGGDDFMLDLEEYGIRDRVIMTHVAPLLDSNLPIVQEARTKLENEFGHVSLEGYIVGKMTLRILKDIPGEITRDSFMQQVARSQFDLGGVTINFVENHNQGSNLVILSYLTPQGFRTLDAATFKAMLQ; encoded by the coding sequence ATGGCTTTCTCTCAAAGTAGAAGACAGTGTTTATCCATCATCCTGCTCATGGCTTTGGGATGGCTACCTGGATGTCAACTGCCTCGTCAGACTATACCTAATGAGGGAGCTTCGGGTAGCACGATTACCTTCGGTTCAGTCTTGGCTTTAGCTGGACAAGAAGAGGGGTTGGGCAATCGTATGAAGATCGGTTTAGAAACGGCCTTGAAGGATCAAAAAGTGAAAGGGCGATCCATTCGTCTGATCTTCAAAAACGACTATTACGAACCGGCTAGTACTCGACAAGCCACCCAAGAAATCATCCAAGACCAGATCTTTTTAATGATTGGCAATGTGGGGACACCGACGGCCAAAGTATCTCTCCCCATCCTGGCCGAACAGAATATTCCTGCGGTCGGCTTTTTCACCGGCTCGGGAATTTTGAGACCCGGCAAAGGTCCCATCGTTAATTATCGTGCCAGCTATGCGCAAGAAATTAAGGCGGTGGTTCAACTGGCAATTCGCAATGGAGTAACGCCTGAACAAATCTGTGCCTATGTCCAGAATGACAGCTATGGCATGTCTGGTTTAGCAGGGTTAAAGTCAGCCCTGATCGCGACAAAGGGCGATGCAGCGATTATTCAATCCTTTGACAAGATCCTTACTATGGCGGGGGATAATCCCCAACGCAATCATATTGGCCCCGTTGGGGTCTATGCGCGCAACACGCCGAATGTAGTCCCTGGCTATCAGTCCATCAAAGCCTGGGAAAAAAACAGTGGCGTCAAGTGTCGCCTCATCGTCACAGTCGGCTCCTACAGTAACATTGCTCGCTTTGCCAGCCACCTGCAACAGCAAGGTGAAAAAAGGATTATCTCAGCGGTTTCCTTTACCGGAGGCGACGATTTTATGCTCGATTTAGAAGAGTATGGCATTCGTGACCGCGTGATCATGACTCACGTCGCTCCTCTCCTGGATTCCAACCTGCCCATCGTTCAAGAAGCGAGAACGAAACTGGAAAATGAATTTGGCCATGTCTCCTTAGAAGGCTACATTGTGGGCAAAATGACCCTGCGTATCTTAAAAGATATTCCAGGAGAAATCACACGCGACAGTTTTATGCAGCAAGTTGCCCGTTCTCAGTTTGATTTAGGAGGCGTCACGATTAATTTTGTTGAGAACCATAACCAAGGGTCAAATTTAGTGATCTTGAGCTACTTAACCCCTCAAGGATTCAGAACTTTAGACGCTGCAACCTTCAAAGCAATGCTCCAATAA
- a CDS encoding dihydrofolate reductase family protein, whose translation MGTKVSVFIATSLDGFIARTNGDIDWLNEANAVVPEGEDCGFQAFMASVDVLVMGRKTYEQVLSFGAWPYGQTRVIVLSRTPIQFPDALPACITHSADPPLMLYNRLVQEGAQHLYIDGGATIQRFLAAGLIDELTITVIPILLGEGISLFGSLAKEIPLTLLSSHSYDFGFVQLKYAVP comes from the coding sequence ATGGGCACAAAAGTTTCAGTTTTTATTGCGACCAGCTTAGATGGATTTATCGCCAGAACCAATGGAGACATCGATTGGCTCAATGAGGCGAATGCAGTAGTCCCAGAAGGGGAAGATTGTGGCTTTCAAGCCTTTATGGCCTCGGTGGATGTCTTGGTCATGGGGCGTAAAACCTATGAACAGGTTCTATCTTTTGGAGCGTGGCCCTACGGTCAAACCCGAGTCATTGTTTTGAGCCGAACTCCTATCCAATTTCCAGATGCTTTGCCTGCGTGCATTACCCACTCAGCAGACCCCCCACTCATGCTCTATAATCGCCTTGTCCAAGAAGGAGCCCAGCATTTATATATAGATGGTGGGGCTACAATCCAGCGATTTTTGGCGGCGGGTCTGATTGATGAACTCACCATTACCGTGATCCCTATTCTGTTAGGCGAGGGGATATCTCTGTTCGGTTCCTTGGCAAAAGAGATACCGCTGACCCTCCTCAGCTCCCATTCCTATGACTTTGGATTTGTCCAACTTAAATATGCTGTTCCTTGA
- a CDS encoding GUN4 domain-containing protein: MSDIRECYETFDLELDASLSDLKLAYRDLAAVWHPDRFTDNPRLQAKAEEKLKRINRCYDILKAHNSQNSSAHSPPKATKKPTTHKTNSEQKKQPIKKPADLSRLRDQLLMGDWCQADLETQNILLSSSNRQSEGWLRPKDVDNLLYEDLQSIDKLWSEFSHQRYGFSIQKKIWESLSCQSAFWTPVYEQKFGDALGWRENGFWIRPEKSFEYSLGASEGCFPRLYIFSLWGWWSYSNRKIGKLRFEFERIFLRL; encoded by the coding sequence ATGAGTGATATTCGTGAGTGCTACGAGACTTTTGATCTAGAGCTAGATGCCAGCTTAAGTGATCTGAAGCTAGCCTATAGAGATCTAGCTGCCGTATGGCATCCAGACCGCTTTACAGATAATCCTAGATTACAGGCAAAAGCAGAGGAAAAATTAAAGCGGATTAATAGATGTTATGACATCCTGAAGGCTCATAACTCTCAAAACAGTTCTGCTCATTCTCCACCTAAAGCCACTAAAAAGCCGACTACCCACAAAACAAATAGTGAACAGAAAAAGCAACCCATAAAGAAACCTGCCGATCTGAGTAGACTAAGGGATCAGCTCCTAATGGGAGATTGGTGCCAAGCAGATCTAGAGACCCAAAATATTCTATTGTCATCATCAAATAGACAGTCTGAAGGGTGGCTACGACCCAAAGATGTCGATAACTTACTATATGAAGATCTTCAATCAATAGATAAACTATGGAGTGAATTCAGCCATCAGCGTTATGGTTTCAGCATTCAGAAAAAGATATGGGAAAGCTTGAGCTGTCAATCTGCCTTTTGGACCCCCGTATATGAGCAAAAGTTTGGGGATGCTCTTGGTTGGAGGGAGAACGGTTTTTGGATTAGACCAGAGAAAAGCTTTGAGTATTCACTAGGAGCATCCGAAGGCTGCTTTCCCAGGTTATATATCTTTTCATTATGGGGATGGTGGTCTTATTCAAACCGCAAAATCGGTAAATTGCGGTTTGAGTTCGAGAGAATTTTCCTTCGTCTCTGA
- a CDS encoding S41 family peptidase, with protein MVILRPQVALLSTALSIATLTIAFPTPKTWAAPNSDSSKAIIDEVWQIIKNDYLDTTFNGTDWPAIRSQYLNRTYTSKEEVYDAVREMLDQLEDPYTRFLDPQQLKNMQISTSGELTGVGVQITQDEKTKDITVIAPIEGSPAAQAGLLNQDVIIQVDDTSTEGMDIDEAVKLIRGPVNSNVTLTVLRGQDQLSFKIKRARIEIHPVRFSSQTTPSGPVGYIRLNQFSNNATSEMREAIQELEKQKVTGFVLDLRLNPGGLLYSSTEIARMWMGEGTIVATVDREGGEDKLTSDKNTLTDKPLIILVDGGSASASEILAGALQDHQRAVLLGTQTFGKGLVQSVQPLEDNSGLSITVAKYMTPKGRDIHKKGIEPDIEVKLTDKQRSDLFQNPRKLGTTSDPQYVKAVAELNKQVEKHRWDNVTVATQYLCSYLTSLIVN; from the coding sequence ATGGTTATTCTTCGGCCCCAGGTTGCCCTGCTATCGACTGCCCTCTCAATTGCAACCCTCACAATCGCTTTCCCCACCCCTAAGACTTGGGCAGCCCCAAACTCCGACTCGTCCAAGGCCATCATTGACGAAGTTTGGCAGATTATCAAAAATGATTATTTAGATACAACCTTCAATGGTACAGATTGGCCCGCTATTCGCAGCCAATACCTAAACCGTACCTATACTTCCAAAGAAGAAGTCTATGATGCAGTTCGAGAAATGCTAGACCAGCTTGAGGATCCTTATACTCGCTTTTTGGATCCTCAGCAGCTTAAAAACATGCAAATCAGTACTTCAGGCGAACTAACCGGAGTGGGGGTACAAATCACTCAGGATGAAAAGACGAAAGACATTACTGTTATTGCTCCGATTGAAGGCAGTCCTGCTGCCCAAGCAGGGCTCTTAAATCAAGATGTGATCATTCAAGTAGATGACACCAGCACTGAAGGGATGGATATTGATGAAGCGGTTAAGTTAATTCGAGGCCCCGTTAACTCTAATGTGACCCTTACCGTTTTACGGGGGCAGGATCAGTTGAGTTTTAAGATCAAGCGGGCTCGTATTGAAATCCATCCGGTTCGATTTTCCTCTCAAACGACTCCATCTGGTCCTGTGGGCTATATCCGCCTTAACCAATTTAGCAACAATGCCACTTCTGAGATGCGCGAAGCCATCCAAGAATTGGAAAAACAAAAGGTCACTGGATTTGTTCTAGACCTGCGCTTAAACCCGGGTGGATTGCTATATTCCAGCACTGAAATTGCCCGAATGTGGATGGGGGAAGGAACAATTGTGGCTACTGTGGACCGTGAAGGGGGCGAAGATAAACTCACGTCTGATAAGAATACTCTAACGGATAAGCCGCTTATCATCCTGGTGGATGGAGGGTCTGCCAGTGCTAGTGAGATTCTGGCTGGGGCCTTGCAAGATCACCAACGCGCTGTTTTGCTCGGCACTCAGACGTTTGGAAAAGGACTGGTGCAATCTGTACAGCCTTTAGAAGATAATTCGGGGTTATCTATAACGGTTGCCAAATACATGACTCCCAAGGGTCGAGATATTCATAAAAAAGGTATTGAGCCCGATATCGAAGTAAAACTTACCGATAAGCAACGGAGCGACCTGTTCCAAAACCCACGCAAACTAGGCACAACCTCTGATCCTCAATATGTGAAAGCTGTAGCCGAACTCAATAAGCAAGTTGAAAAGCATCGTTGGGATAATGTCACCGTTGCCACCCAATATCTGTGCTCATACCTTACATCCTTGATCGTGAATTAA
- a CDS encoding pentapeptide repeat-containing protein produces MSKTPPGEAPHPHYPGPELNPTLLDENEGQPLIESFQRVNLISEDYLRLAVIQQEASQFQLSLATYIHQLEQYNQAQQSTSPPKPPLLKPFSILDAKVSDFVAWLEMISIIKLATVLGEAAILIAFISYLFSIPYQQQKKIEDARNVLVDQKGQQHSDGRIAALKTLDSLCASNAGLQAPKAQMVGIQLNQCHKLSVSLHSIQQWPFQFFEHQGIDLSHANLEQANLAHANLEKANLKGSNLKGINLSEANLQGANLQGANLEGANLEGANLQGANFTDAVLHKSLLNNANFTKANLTRAKMHQVQGIWTKFNHAILHRTDLYQANLNRSILKGSDLYKANLENSSLQSVDFLDDANLRSTNLKRADLSKASFWALHQLKRAKHWQSAIKSPNWMQTIARPRSPRLRIGLIKSADSTIFKAYELGMRRAANRRVEIWSLLSASGVENEAQTIQELIDSGIDAIVLSPEDPLGSIPALEKAYQAGVVVITVDFCFDKETAKDMVFACFNTNSLKMGADSAEHLTQWAATHLQDQPLNIGVVDSAEYERYYPNYQGFLNGMAASDVTWKEVSSVDAITQTDIAHIKAMLSENPQINILWGGSNLATELSVAAVEDLGLQAKVKVFGILDLSKDKARMLLDPNSPLQSIIDQAGVKIGYKAVHTAVEVLRHKKTQYTEDPIDHRLLTQTDKAAVKELLTEANSIQ; encoded by the coding sequence ATGAGTAAAACACCCCCAGGAGAGGCCCCCCATCCCCACTATCCAGGACCAGAGCTGAATCCAACGCTTCTAGACGAGAACGAGGGGCAGCCCTTGATAGAGAGCTTTCAGCGAGTCAATTTAATCTCCGAAGATTACCTGCGGTTAGCTGTCATTCAACAGGAAGCCAGCCAATTTCAGCTTTCTTTAGCCACCTATATTCATCAACTCGAACAATATAATCAGGCACAACAGTCTACTAGCCCTCCCAAACCCCCTCTCCTCAAGCCGTTTTCGATTCTGGATGCCAAGGTAAGTGATTTTGTCGCTTGGCTTGAAATGATTTCGATCATCAAGCTGGCAACGGTCCTGGGGGAAGCAGCTATTCTCATTGCTTTTATTTCCTATCTTTTCTCTATCCCTTATCAACAGCAAAAGAAGATAGAAGATGCGCGGAATGTTCTGGTCGATCAAAAGGGGCAACAACATAGTGATGGCAGAATAGCGGCCCTCAAAACCCTCGATTCACTCTGTGCGAGTAATGCTGGCCTGCAGGCCCCCAAGGCCCAAATGGTCGGCATTCAACTGAATCAATGCCACAAACTCTCGGTCAGTCTCCATAGTATTCAGCAATGGCCTTTCCAATTTTTCGAGCATCAAGGGATTGATTTATCCCACGCCAACTTAGAACAGGCCAATCTTGCCCATGCCAATCTTGAAAAAGCCAACTTAAAGGGCAGTAATTTAAAGGGCATCAACCTGAGTGAAGCAAATCTACAGGGCGCAAATCTGCAAGGGGCCAATTTAGAGGGAGCCAACCTGGAAGGAGCCAACCTGCAAGGGGCTAACTTTACGGATGCAGTATTGCATAAAAGCTTACTCAATAATGCCAACTTCACGAAGGCCAATCTAACCCGGGCAAAAATGCACCAGGTTCAAGGAATATGGACCAAATTCAACCATGCAATCCTCCATCGTACGGATTTATACCAAGCCAACTTGAATCGTTCCATCCTCAAGGGGAGCGATTTGTACAAAGCTAACTTGGAGAATAGCTCCCTCCAATCGGTAGATTTTTTAGACGATGCCAACTTGCGATCGACGAACTTAAAAAGGGCCGATCTCTCTAAAGCTAGCTTTTGGGCACTCCATCAACTCAAACGGGCCAAGCACTGGCAGTCTGCCATCAAAAGTCCAAATTGGATGCAAACCATTGCCCGTCCTCGCTCACCTCGCTTACGAATTGGCTTGATCAAATCAGCCGATAGCACGATCTTTAAAGCCTATGAATTGGGGATGCGGCGGGCTGCCAATCGGCGGGTAGAAATTTGGAGTTTGCTATCTGCCTCTGGGGTGGAAAATGAAGCCCAAACTATCCAGGAACTGATTGATTCCGGGATTGATGCCATTGTGTTGTCTCCAGAGGATCCATTAGGGTCTATCCCAGCCCTTGAAAAGGCTTACCAAGCTGGCGTGGTGGTAATCACGGTGGATTTTTGTTTTGACAAAGAAACCGCAAAAGATATGGTGTTTGCCTGTTTCAACACCAATAGCTTAAAGATGGGAGCCGATTCTGCAGAACACCTCACCCAATGGGCTGCCACCCATCTCCAGGATCAGCCTTTAAATATTGGTGTGGTGGATAGTGCGGAATATGAACGGTATTACCCCAACTATCAAGGCTTCCTCAACGGCATGGCGGCCTCCGACGTTACCTGGAAAGAAGTTTCGTCCGTAGATGCAATTACACAAACCGACATTGCTCACATTAAAGCAATGCTGTCGGAGAATCCCCAGATCAATATCTTATGGGGCGGATCCAACTTGGCCACAGAACTGTCTGTGGCAGCAGTGGAAGACTTAGGGTTGCAAGCAAAAGTCAAAGTTTTTGGCATTCTGGATTTATCGAAAGACAAGGCTCGAATGCTATTAGATCCCAACAGTCCTCTACAATCAATCATCGATCAGGCTGGCGTCAAAATCGGCTACAAAGCCGTCCATACCGCTGTGGAAGTTTTAAGACACAAAAAAACTCAGTACACTGAAGATCCGATAGACCACCGGCTATTGACCCAGACCGATAAAGCGGCTGTCAAAGAGCTATTAACTGAAGCCAACAGCATTCAGTAG
- the shc gene encoding squalene--hopene cyclase encodes MAVRDRVNPKTLEAAIAASQSYLLTQQDEKGYWWAELESNVSITSEVVLLHKIWGTDRSRPLEKVETYLRSQQRDHGGWELYFGDGGEISVSVEAYMALKLLGVPMEDPAMVRARQFILEHGGISRTRVFTKLHLALIGCYEWRGIPSLPPWVMLLPEQFPFTIYEMSSWARGSTVPLLIVMDREPVYAVEAGFNLDELYVEGRNRAQFDLPLSNEWTDAFIYLDGLFKFAESTNLVPFREEGIRAAERWILERQEATGDWGGIIPAMLNSLLGLKALDYAVHDPIIERGMAALDAFALETEDQYWIQPCISPVWDTALVVRGLAESGLAPDHPALVKAGEWLLDKQILDYGDWSIKNPGGLPGGWAFEFDNRFYPDVDDTAVVVMALNEVQLPDEQAKDAAIARAVNWIATMQCRPGGWAAFDINNDQDWLNALPYGDLKAMIDPNTADVTARVLEMIGRCHQTTGKNSVDRALRYLRAEQEPEGCWFGRWGVNYIYGTSGVLAALALIDPQGWQSQIQHAAAWLVSCQNTDGGWGETCASYDDPKLKGQGPSTASQTAWAIMGLLSAGEATSAYADAAIERGVNYLTTTQKMDGTWDEDYFTGTGFPCHFYLKYHLYQQHFPLTALGRYQKMLRRNS; translated from the coding sequence ATGGCTGTTCGAGACAGAGTGAATCCAAAAACCCTCGAAGCTGCGATCGCAGCTTCGCAAAGCTATTTGCTCACCCAGCAAGACGAGAAGGGCTATTGGTGGGCGGAGCTGGAATCCAATGTTTCGATTACTTCTGAAGTGGTGCTGCTGCATAAGATTTGGGGAACAGATCGCAGTCGGCCCTTGGAGAAAGTGGAGACGTATTTGCGATCGCAACAGCGAGATCACGGCGGCTGGGAACTCTACTTCGGCGATGGAGGGGAAATCAGCGTTTCTGTCGAAGCCTATATGGCCCTGAAGCTCTTAGGCGTGCCCATGGAAGATCCGGCCATGGTGCGAGCACGGCAGTTTATTTTGGAGCATGGGGGGATAAGTCGCACCCGCGTGTTTACCAAGCTGCATTTAGCCCTGATCGGCTGCTATGAATGGCGAGGTATTCCTTCCTTACCGCCCTGGGTGATGTTGTTGCCTGAACAATTTCCCTTCACCATTTATGAGATGTCGAGTTGGGCCAGGGGCAGTACCGTTCCCTTGCTGATCGTGATGGATCGGGAGCCGGTCTATGCCGTGGAAGCTGGGTTCAATCTGGATGAACTCTATGTAGAAGGACGAAATCGCGCCCAGTTTGATCTGCCCCTCAGCAATGAATGGACCGATGCGTTTATCTATTTAGATGGCCTATTCAAATTTGCTGAATCGACCAATCTCGTTCCCTTTCGAGAAGAAGGGATTCGCGCTGCTGAACGCTGGATTTTGGAGCGTCAAGAAGCAACAGGGGATTGGGGTGGAATTATCCCGGCCATGCTTAATTCTCTTTTGGGCCTGAAGGCCCTGGACTATGCTGTCCACGATCCAATTATTGAACGGGGCATGGCGGCGTTGGATGCCTTTGCTCTTGAAACCGAAGACCAATATTGGATTCAACCCTGTATCTCACCCGTCTGGGATACCGCCTTGGTCGTGCGGGGACTGGCTGAGTCGGGGCTAGCGCCTGATCATCCTGCCCTAGTGAAAGCAGGAGAATGGCTGCTGGATAAGCAAATCCTAGATTACGGAGATTGGTCCATCAAAAATCCAGGCGGTTTACCTGGGGGCTGGGCCTTTGAGTTTGACAATCGCTTTTATCCCGATGTGGATGATACCGCCGTTGTGGTTATGGCCTTAAACGAGGTCCAGCTACCGGACGAGCAGGCAAAGGATGCAGCCATTGCCAGAGCCGTAAACTGGATCGCCACGATGCAATGCCGTCCTGGAGGGTGGGCGGCCTTCGACATCAATAACGATCAAGACTGGCTGAACGCTTTGCCCTATGGGGATCTGAAAGCCATGATTGACCCCAATACTGCCGATGTCACGGCCCGAGTGTTAGAAATGATCGGTCGTTGCCATCAAACGACAGGGAAAAACAGTGTGGATCGAGCCCTTCGATATTTGCGAGCTGAGCAAGAACCGGAGGGGTGCTGGTTTGGACGCTGGGGAGTAAATTATATTTATGGCACGAGCGGCGTATTGGCTGCCCTAGCCTTGATCGATCCCCAAGGCTGGCAATCCCAAATTCAGCACGCAGCGGCTTGGTTGGTGAGTTGCCAAAATACGGATGGGGGTTGGGGCGAGACTTGTGCCAGCTACGATGACCCTAAGCTGAAAGGCCAAGGGCCTAGCACAGCCTCCCAAACGGCTTGGGCCATTATGGGACTGTTGTCGGCGGGGGAAGCGACCTCTGCCTATGCCGATGCTGCGATTGAGCGGGGCGTGAATTACCTCACGACCACGCAAAAGATGGATGGCACCTGGGATGAAGATTATTTCACTGGCACAGGATTTCCTTGCCATTTCTATCTGAAATACCATCTCTACCAGCAGCATTTTCCCTTGACTGCTTTGGGGCGTTACCAAAAAATGCTCAGGAGGAATAGTTAG
- a CDS encoding O-antigen ligase family protein produces MSLGLLISGEWLGFIIALLAVIIVAPPIQDRLNQRFPWLKPRFLKIFLAVIILFVALGITGGNLVRFTNVAVCKSPVDGQCEKHEIAFLEETQTITVSAKLRKGKTANQVKATLDYWPEPDQESEVFSNVYDVPKGKREVALQLDQVDLQPGIYRVTLTPEGIGNQKPLSEEQIFSVWTDPKDVSKRNEGDIEDAGLNNSVSSIKICEGSSDAEDPCAEDLSELSTEIKTLAFTAKLPSIANVQFRGDSEITYILRYLGKTKDDKIPPIQVFRETNDLDRKVGTFTLGITPSKKKFRPGEYELITSLEARSSRPIRKLFRLK; encoded by the coding sequence ATGAGTTTAGGTTTGCTGATTTCAGGAGAGTGGCTTGGTTTTATCATTGCACTACTCGCCGTCATTATTGTGGCTCCCCCCATTCAGGACCGGCTCAATCAGCGTTTTCCCTGGCTGAAGCCTCGGTTTCTGAAAATATTTCTGGCTGTGATAATTTTATTCGTCGCTCTTGGCATTACAGGGGGAAATCTGGTCCGCTTTACCAATGTGGCTGTTTGTAAATCGCCGGTAGACGGTCAGTGTGAAAAGCATGAGATTGCTTTCTTGGAAGAGACTCAAACCATTACGGTCAGCGCGAAACTCCGCAAAGGTAAAACAGCAAATCAGGTTAAAGCCACCCTGGATTACTGGCCAGAGCCTGACCAAGAGTCTGAGGTGTTTAGCAATGTTTATGATGTCCCGAAGGGTAAACGAGAAGTGGCCCTGCAGCTGGATCAGGTTGACCTACAGCCTGGTATCTATCGAGTGACGTTAACGCCGGAAGGCATTGGTAATCAAAAACCGCTGTCCGAAGAGCAGATCTTTTCGGTTTGGACAGATCCTAAGGATGTCAGCAAGCGCAACGAAGGGGACATTGAAGATGCGGGTCTAAATAACAGCGTCAGTAGCATCAAAATTTGTGAGGGGAGTAGCGATGCGGAAGACCCCTGTGCCGAAGATTTGAGTGAACTCTCCACTGAAATCAAGACGCTAGCCTTTACAGCTAAACTACCCAGCATTGCCAATGTGCAATTCCGAGGAGATTCTGAAATCACTTATATCCTCCGCTATCTTGGCAAGACCAAGGATGACAAAATTCCCCCCATCCAAGTGTTTCGAGAAACGAATGATCTAGATCGCAAGGTGGGAACCTTTACCTTAGGGATTACACCCTCTAAGAAAAAGTTTCGCCCAGGAGAGTATGAATTGATCACCTCACTAGAAGCTAGATCCTCACGCCCCATTCGCAAATTATTCAGGTTGAAGTGA